DNA from Flavobacterium aestivum:
AATATTGATTCGGATGGTTCAAAGTTGAAAAGCTATTTTGTGAATGACTTTAATATCTCGTATGAGTTTAGACCAAAAAGTATTTTTAAGTCTATTTTGATTTCAGCTTTGGTCAACAATATTTTTGATAAGAAGTATGTGAGTAATGGATTTTTCTATACTTATGATGATGATTATAGTAATCCACCAGCTATAAAAACAATAGAAGGTGCCGGTTATTATCCACAAGCAGGAATTAATATTTTGGGAGGACTGACTTTAAAGTTTTAGTAACTCAGTATTATATGAAATTATATGAACAAACAAAAAACCTGAAAGTCAACTTTCAGGTTTTTTGTTTAATTGTAAACTCTAATAATATTCGCGTTTACTTCTACCCGGTATTGTTTCAAGGGATATTTCATGTTTCCTAATCCTGTAAATAAGCTGTATTCTTTATTATCACATGCACAAATGGCATTAACACCTTTTACTGTCATGGTAGAGCATGTGCTCAATTCCTGATTGGGGCAGGCAGCATCAAATGCGTTGTAACCACTTCCGGTATTAAAAACAATAATGCCTCGTGCGCCAGCATTTGCATAATAAATAGAGTTACTCGGATATTTTAATGTAGAATAGGTTGGTAAATTGGTGTTTAGATCTACAGTAAAATTGTAATTTGGAATGTAGGGATTTGTGTTAGAATTTTCGTTATTGCTGCATCCAAGGAAAAAAAAGGAGGCAATACTTAAAAGAATGTATTTTTTCATATAAAGACAATATTTTTTAAAAGAGATATAGGATTTGCAACCAGATTAGTGATATGCATATTTCATCATCAAAAATTAAGTATAAAGTATTAGTTAAACAAATTTAATTTATTTAACTTTGAAATAGATATGATTAACATATAATTATAGACTGAGAAAAAAATATAGTATCTTTGTGGAAAGAAATCCCGTCCTGATGGGATTTTTTCTATTTATATAAATGACGAAATTATGAGCGCAATATCTTATTACACAGCGGAAGGATTAAAAAAATTAAGAGAAGAATTAGATTATTTAAAAAGTGTGATGCGTCCAAAAGCATCTGCTGATATAGCCGAGGCAAGAGATAAAGGAGATCTTTCTGAAAATGCAGAATATGATGC
Protein-coding regions in this window:
- a CDS encoding Rieske (2Fe-2S) protein, with protein sequence MKKYILLSIASFFFLGCSNNENSNTNPYIPNYNFTVDLNTNLPTYSTLKYPSNSIYYANAGARGIIVFNTGSGYNAFDAACPNQELSTCSTMTVKGVNAICACDNKEYSLFTGLGNMKYPLKQYRVEVNANIIRVYN